From a region of the Rhinopithecus roxellana isolate Shanxi Qingling chromosome 8, ASM756505v1, whole genome shotgun sequence genome:
- the LOC104654602 gene encoding 3 beta-hydroxysteroid dehydrogenase/Delta 5-->4-isomerase type 1-like gives MMGWSCLVTGAGGFLGQRIICLLVEETELKEIRALDKAFRPRLREEFSKLQNKTKLTVLEGDILDEPFLKRACQDVSVVIHTACIIDVFGVIHRESIMNVNVNGTQLLLEACVQDSVPVFIYPSALEVAGPNSYKEIIENAHERDCLENTWSAPYPHSKKLAEKAVLAANGRTLKNGDTFYTCALRPMYIYGEGSPFLTANINEALNNNGILSSVGKFSAVNPVYIGNVAWAHILALRALRDPKKALSVPGQFYYISDDTSHQRYDNLNYILSKEFGLRLDSRWNQGTGLVSCWK, from the exons ATGATGGGCTGGAGCTGCCTTGTGACAGGAGCAGGAGGGTTTCTGGGTCAGAGGATCATCTGCTTGTTGGTGGAGGAGACAGAGCTGAAGGAGATCAGGGCCTTGGACAAGGCCTTCAGACCAAGACTGAGGGAGGAATTTTCTA AGCTCCAGAACAAGACCAAGCTGACAGTGCTGGAAGGAGACATTCTGGATGAGCCATTTCTGAAGAGAGCCTGCCAGGACGTCTCGGTCGTCATCCACACCGCCTGTATCATTGATGTCTTCGGTGTCATTCACAGAGAGTCCATCATGAATGTCAATGTGAACG GTACTCAGCTCCTGTTGGAGGCCTGTGTCCAAGATAGTGTGCCAGTCTTCATCTACCCCAGTGCCCTAGAGGTAGCTGGGCCCAACTCCTACAAGGAAATCATCGAGAATGCCCATGAACGAGACTGTCTGGAAAACACATGGTCTGCTCCATATCCACACAGCAAAAAGCTCGCTGAGAAGGCTGTGCTGGCAGCTAATGGAAGGACTCTGAAAAATGGTGATACCTTTTACACTTGTGCCTTAAGACCCATGTATATCTATGGAGAAGGAAGCCCATTTCTTACTGCCAATATAAATGAGGCCCTGAACAACAATGGGATCCTGTCAAGTGTTGGCAAATTCTCCGCAGTCAACCCAGTCTATATTGGCAACGTGGCCTGGGCTCACATTCTGGCCTTGAGGGCCCTGCGGGACCCCAAGAAGGCCCTAAGTGTCCCAGGGCAGTTCTACTACATCTCAGATGACACATCTCACCAAAGATATGATAACCTTAATTACATCCTGAGCAAAGAGTTCGGCCTCCGCCTTGATTCCAGATGGAATCAAGGTACTGGATTGGTTTCCTGCTGGAAATAG